The Puntigrus tetrazona isolate hp1 chromosome 4, ASM1883169v1, whole genome shotgun sequence genome includes a window with the following:
- the LOC122342741 gene encoding NADH-cytochrome b5 reductase 3 produces MSFFLNLITGSFRLVFDWIQRLFGLKRRPAITLEDPNIKYPLRLVDKEIISHDTRRFRFALKSPEHVLGLPIGQHIYLSAKIDGNLAVRPYTPVSSDDDKGFVDLVVKIYYKNVHPKFPEGGKMSQYLESLRIGDTIDFRGPSGLLVYKGRGSFAIKPDKKSDPVIKTAKHVGMIAGGTGITPMLQIIKAIMKDPKDETVCSLLFANQTEKDILLRPELEEVVANHPTRFKLWYTVDRAPDGWEYSQGFINEDMVRSHLPPNADDTLILMCGPPPMIQFACNPSLDKVGHSSDRRFTF; encoded by the exons ATGTCCTTCTTCCTGAAC CTCATCACTGGCAGCTTTCGGTTGGTGTTTGATTGGATCCAGAGGCTTTTTGGCCTTAAAAGAAGACCTGCCATCACTCTTGAAGACCCTAACATAAAGTATCCATTGCGCCTTGTGGACAAAGAG atcatCAGTCATGATACAAGAAGGTTTCGCTTTGCTTTAAAATCACCAGAGCATGTTCTTGGACTTCCTATCG GACAGCACATCTACCTGTCTGCCAAGATTGATGGCAACCTTGCGGTGAGACCGTACACCCCTGTCTCTAGCGATGATGACAAAGGCTTTGTTGACCTGGTTGTGAAG ATATACTACAAAAATGTCCATCCAAAGTTTCCAGAGGGAGGGAAGATGTCTCAATACTTGGAGAGCCTTCGTATTGGTGACACAATTGATTTCAGAGGACCAAGTGGACTGCTGGTTTACAAAGGCAGAG GTTCATTTGCGATCAAGCCTGATAAGAAATCAGACCCTGTGATTAAAACGGCAAAACATGTTGGCATGATCGCTGGGGGAACAG gcaTTACACCTATGCTCCAGATAATCAAAGCAATCATGAAAGATCCAAAGGATGAGACTGTGTGTTCCTTACTTTTCGCAAACCAG acagaaaaagacaTTCTCCTACGCCCTGAGTTAGAAGAGGTTGTGGCCAATCACCCGACACGTTTTAAGCTGTGGTACACCGTCGACAGAGCTCCAGATG GTTGGGAGTACAGCCAAGGCTTCATAAATGAGGACATGGTGAGGAGCCACCTTCCTCCAAACGCAGATGACACACTCATCCTCATGTGCGGACCTCCTCCCATGATTCAGTTCGCCTGCAACCCCAGCCTGGACAAGGTGGGTCATTCCAGTGACAGGCGCTTCACCTTCTAG